Genomic segment of Parageobacillus genomosp. 1:
CGATATCGACATGTCGGTCTGTTTCGATGGCTTCGTGTTCACTTCAATAATCCATGGTTTATGTTCCCGGTCTATCGCTAGATCAATGCCAAATTCCCCATACAATCCTTCCGCTTCACTGGCTAAAACGGTTGATACTTCGATGGCGATATCTTTTAACAGCATTTTTTGCTGAAATGCTTTCCTTCGTTCATACCATTGTTGCAGCACGTTGTCGATCGGGACGATTTCTCCGCCGCGGGCAAGATTGGCGACAAACTGTTCTTGATTCGCCATGCGTGCGATGGCCGATGTCACGCGCCATTCGCTGTCATGGACGCGGTGGCACAAGAGGCGGAAATCGATCGGCCGCCCGTCGATCGTTTGCATATCGATTCCTTGCTGAATGATCGCCGCCGACTTTAGCCGTTCTTTTAAGGCGGTAAACAGCTCGGAAGTGGAAGCATATTGCTGCGTCGCATCTTTCATTGACGTCGAGTAGTCAAGAAGGAAGCCGGTTTCCTTGTTTTCAATGCGAAAAATATGCCGTCCTTGACTGCCGTGAATCGGTTTAATAAATACGACGGGAAATCGTTCAACAAAGCTATCAAGCGTTTGTTTATTCCTGAATAATTCCGTTTTTGGCAAATAAGGATGCAAGTACGAATGGTTTGCTAAATATTGATGCACTTCCCATTTATGCAAAAAGCGATGGTTAAACATAAGAACGTTCTCGTCTTTCAGTTTTTCGATCAGCTGCTCAAATAAATAGGAATGTTCGGCCTTCCGTGAGTGGAGGCGGTTATAGATCACGTTCGCAGGAGGTACTTCTGTTTTTTTCCATTCCCCATCAATCCAGCGGTAGCCGTTCTTTTCGTTCTCTAAATACATCGACAAA
This window contains:
- a CDS encoding YheC/YheD family protein; protein product: MNQLPTVAVLTEIFYKDSCIHFGSIHDFCEELANYSMQHQLIFYVTSLSMYLENEKNGYRWIDGEWKKTEVPPANVIYNRLHSRKAEHSYLFEQLIEKLKDENVLMFNHRFLHKWEVHQYLANHSYLHPYLPKTELFRNKQTLDSFVERFPVVFIKPIHGSQGRHIFRIENKETGFLLDYSTSMKDATQQYASTSELFTALKERLKSAAIIQQGIDMQTIDGRPIDFRLLCHRVHDSEWRVTSAIARMANQEQFVANLARGGEIVPIDNVLQQWYERRKAFQQKMLLKDIAIEVSTVLASEAEGLYGEFGIDLAIDREHKPWIIEVNTKPSKQTDMSISKRFIRPSAKAIIDYCLSLIDEKE